The DNA window TGTCTTTGGCATGGCTCTGTGTTTGTTTCAGTGTAAAATTTAAGCTTTATTTCCAAGGATATTGTTATTAAATAAAGCATCATTAGACAAaagcaatattttttttggaattgaagattttatttctttctctaaTTAGATTTTTAAGCATTTTGATGCCACATATATGTGCATAACTGGATGGATATGTTCGTTCTTTACCTCTGATATAGAAGTTAGTTACTGAAATCATCTTCTCACTTCTCAGTGTGTATAATAATGATGATATAGTTTAAGAGTCAGCTTCAGCATTGAATTCAAATTATGCATCTTTTTGACAATGAAGcgattttatatgtattttctATGATTTTGGATCTAAAGTTGAAGTTTCATTTAGTTTACTTGACAAATTACGGTTGTAAGGTACCTTTTCTTTAGGAACATTCAACTGTAATAACACATTGTTTGCCTGATACACAATTTCTACTTTATGCATGAATTATTTCATGAAAGAGAAATCTAAAAGCTATTGTGCAATAACGTAATTGAGGTCTTAGATTTTGTGGTTAATATAATACTCGCTGGTTTAACTTGCGAGAACCTTGACCTCTGGCCATTTGTTGTGCCTGTGGTTCAGGATTGTTATCATATGAATTAACATACACCCATAAGGATTCTTTGATGTGGCAGATAGCTGGAACAGATAAGTTCGCTAAGGTGATTGACTTTCTACTTCGGCAACTTCACCGGGAGACATTGGTAGTTGATATTTTTTTAAGGTTATTTGTTAAAATACTTTGGCATTAGGATTCAGAGTATTGATCTCAATATTTACTCTCTCTTTTCTGTAGTTTGTATATGTCAACAGTGCATTCTCACCAAACCCTGATGAGTTGGTGATTGATCTATATAATGTAAGTAGCCGTAactatttgattttcatttttttttagttgtaaATAGTTATATGCTTAGCTAAGTTATAGGTTTGTTGCTGCTACCGATTCGTTCTCCGTGTATCTTGTGGAAAAAATGCTATGAACTAATGGCACCCTTGAGCAATCACTGGGCTCATATGACATTCGGGCAGTGGACAAGAAAACCGATGACATCAAAAGTCTCTTTCCCAAGATATAATCCAAAATTAACAGCACTGATACCTGCACTTCTATAGCATATACTTCTTAAAAGGGGAAATATCTTCTGCTGACATTGAAAATGATGCAATGTCCTTTTCCCCCAGGCCCCAATTAATAATATGCATCTAATTTGCTGTAAATGCTTGGGGTATTTGGAATTATATGGTAATTGCTTAAATTGGCTGGCATTTTTGGGGTTCGGGTGGGCAGATGGAACTTGATCCTAAATTGGCTGAATGGTGTCCTCTACTTAATTTTGAACTGTCGTGTTTCGAATGTAATTATTTGATTTCCGCAATACATACTTAAGATATCATCGCAAGAGTTATTTCGACTTTCTAGAGCATAATAGTGTGTTCAGTTTCCCTCATTGGATGGTTAGTGATGGTTACTGTTCAACcactctttcttccttttttccttttcctttttttgttaaTACTTCCTCAGGTTCTCCTAATTGAGCAGAACAGAGTTGAGTTAGATCCCTGCTTTGTTTTATATGGTTAAACTAATTGGATTTGAGCCTTATGGCAaatttcagaattttggttttgATGGAAAATTGGTGGTCAATTATGCTTGCTCGATGGCATGGGGCTAAGTTCTCGAAAACGGCTTTCCTGGTACAA is part of the Tripterygium wilfordii isolate XIE 37 chromosome 7, ASM1340144v1, whole genome shotgun sequence genome and encodes:
- the LOC120003070 gene encoding ubiquitin-like protein ATG12; translated protein: MSMESPNLVQKVVVHLRATGDAPILKQAKFKIAGTDKFAKVIDFLLRQLHRETLFVYVNSAFSPNPDELVIDLYNNFGFDGKLVVNYACSMAWG